A stretch of the Candidatus Nealsonbacteria bacterium genome encodes the following:
- the guaA gene encoding glutamine-hydrolyzing GMP synthase → MIIVLNFGSQYTHLISRRIRELGCYSEILPFDSKVSQIKKFNPKGLILSGGPFSIYDKDALFPTKGIFKLNIPILGICYGQQLITKMLGGKVKRGKSGEYGRETITILEKSNLPPTTFQGDKFGQTDHTKSGGGLFKGLNKKEKVWFSHGDSVIKLPQNFKRIAESRTCRIAAFADDDNKIFGVQFHPEVTHTVHGLDILKNFIYDICREKKVWKIGDIKDNIIAKIQAQIGKKPVLIGVSGGVDSFVAAVLLQKAIGDNLYAVFIDNGLLRKKEADEIRKTFKKVGFKNFSFVDSSNEFLANLNNVIDPEKKRKIIGKTFIKVFERKVKEIEKEVKIKFLAQGTIYPDRIESAQPFNKAAKIKSHHNIALPRKLKFQIIEPIKDLYKDEVRKLGEKLGLPKSIIKRHPFPGPGLSIRILGEVTKERLSILREADSIFIAELKKAKLYDKIWQAFASLLPLKSVGVMGDTRTYEYIVSLRAVSSKDGMTADWAKIPGDVLEKISNRIINEVKGVNRVLYDISQKPPATIEYE, encoded by the coding sequence ATGATAATTGTTTTGAATTTTGGAAGTCAATATACTCATTTAATTTCTCGAAGAATAAGAGAGCTGGGGTGTTATTCGGAAATTCTGCCTTTTGACTCCAAAGTATCTCAAATTAAAAAGTTTAACCCCAAAGGACTGATTCTTTCTGGTGGTCCTTTTTCTATTTACGACAAAGACGCTCTTTTTCCTACGAAGGGAATTTTTAAACTAAATATCCCAATTTTAGGAATTTGTTATGGCCAGCAACTCATAACTAAAATGCTTGGCGGAAAAGTCAAAAGAGGAAAATCAGGAGAATATGGCAGAGAAACCATCACAATTTTAGAAAAAAGTAATTTACCCCCCACCACTTTTCAAGGAGATAAATTTGGCCAAACAGACCACACGAAAAGTGGTGGGGGGTTATTTAAAGGGCTTAATAAAAAAGAGAAAGTGTGGTTTTCTCATGGCGATTCAGTCATAAAATTACCTCAAAATTTTAAGAGAATTGCCGAAAGCAGGACCTGTAGAATAGCTGCTTTTGCCGATGATGATAATAAAATTTTTGGAGTTCAATTTCACCCGGAGGTTACCCACACTGTCCACGGATTAGATATCCTAAAGAATTTTATTTATGACATTTGCAGGGAAAAGAAAGTTTGGAAAATCGGAGACATTAAAGACAATATTATCGCCAAGATACAGGCACAAATAGGGAAAAAGCCAGTTCTCATAGGAGTTTCAGGAGGGGTCGATTCTTTCGTTGCAGCAGTTTTATTACAGAAGGCAATAGGGGATAATCTTTACGCTGTTTTTATTGATAACGGTTTGCTTCGAAAGAAAGAAGCAGATGAAATTAGAAAAACTTTCAAAAAAGTAGGATTTAAAAATTTTTCCTTCGTTGATTCTTCAAACGAATTTCTTGCTAATTTAAATAATGTTATTGATCCTGAAAAGAAAAGAAAAATAATTGGCAAAACCTTTATAAAAGTTTTTGAAAGAAAAGTTAAAGAAATAGAAAAAGAAGTAAAAATTAAATTCTTGGCTCAAGGAACTATTTATCCGGACCGGATTGAATCCGCCCAACCTTTTAACAAAGCAGCGAAAATTAAAAGCCATCATAATATTGCCTTGCCAAGGAAATTAAAGTTCCAAATTATTGAACCGATTAAGGATCTTTATAAAGACGAAGTAAGAAAGTTGGGAGAAAAATTAGGACTGCCAAAATCCATTATTAAAAGACATCCCTTTCCGGGCCCAGGCTTATCTATAAGAATACTGGGTGAGGTTACCAAAGAAAGATTATCAATTTTAAGAGAAGCTGACAGTATTTTTATCGCTGAATTAAAAAAAGCCAAACTATACGATAAAATTTGGCAAGCATTTGCCTCCTTGCTGCCGCTTAAAAGTGTAGGAGTAATGGGGGATACCAGAACTTATGAATACATCGTTTCTTTGCGAGCAGTTAGTTCTAAAGATGGAATGACGGCCGATTGGGCAAAAATTCCCGGAGATGTTTTAGAGAAAATTTCAAATAGAATTATTAATGAAGTAAAAGGCGTTAATAGAGTTCTTTACGATATTTCTCAGAAACCTCCAGCCACCATTGAATATGAGTAA
- a CDS encoding mechanosensitive ion channel family protein, giving the protein MLDFINNLNLDSGIKLLRSVLIFVILISLSNILLGMAKRRILKRTKSKKQQSNIEILSRAIKYFIFVIVFIFAILVYTGSLGGIGLAAGFLTAALGFALQKPISGVAAWLMVVINRPFEIGDRISIGEVKGDVLGITLSHTHIGEIGGTIEAEEKSGRVILIPNSKLFEQNVINYTKTGETILDDVKLSITFESDLEKAKEIALQSAKKILKDFIEKTEESYLRISFQPSGIDIIVRYHAPADSRVKIESLITEEIFKKIQSSKNIEFAYPHMEVLLRQK; this is encoded by the coding sequence ATGCTTGACTTCATTAATAATCTCAATTTAGATTCTGGTATAAAACTCCTGAGATCGGTTTTAATATTTGTAATCTTAATTTCGCTATCTAATATTCTCCTCGGAATGGCAAAACGAAGGATCCTCAAAAGAACTAAATCAAAAAAACAACAGTCAAACATCGAAATTCTCTCACGGGCAATCAAGTATTTTATCTTTGTTATAGTATTCATCTTTGCCATTCTGGTTTATACCGGCTCTCTGGGTGGAATAGGATTAGCTGCAGGTTTTCTAACGGCTGCCTTGGGTTTCGCTCTCCAAAAACCAATTAGCGGGGTTGCTGCCTGGTTAATGGTAGTCATTAACAGGCCCTTTGAAATCGGAGACAGAATAAGTATCGGCGAGGTAAAAGGCGATGTATTAGGTATAACCCTATCTCACACTCATATTGGAGAAATTGGCGGAACCATAGAAGCTGAAGAAAAATCGGGAAGAGTTATTTTAATTCCAAACTCTAAGTTATTTGAACAAAATGTCATCAATTACACAAAAACGGGAGAAACTATTTTAGATGACGTAAAGCTCTCTATAACTTTTGAGTCTGATCTGGAGAAAGCGAAAGAAATTGCTCTTCAGTCTGCAAAAAAAATCCTTAAAGATTTTATCGAAAAAACAGAGGAATCATACTTAAGAATTTCGTTCCAACCCTCCGGAATAGATATTATCGTCCGGTATCATGCCCCGGCTGACTCTCGAGTAAAAATAGAAAGCTTAATTACCGAAGAAATATTTAAGAAAATTCAGAGCTCCAAAAATATAGAATTTGCTTATCCTCATATGGAAGTTTTGCTTAGACAAAAATAA
- a CDS encoding ATP-dependent Clp protease ATP-binding subunit, with translation MFYFNLEAAKIFQAVKWERHPFFKYARNLKRVSFYFFLFVFLFFLAGLLGQLFSDEILSSALGLSVISLVFWIFFRLQESFFNVKLKKPRLYPLDLNLQVKIIEGLIAKSEQYNLAEFLSFEIARAVSKSSNFTKSRKFSKVTSDHLFYFLLKDNPKLNFIFSRAMLNLNEVKAALKKELKTEKLSPEKETSGYSIDFQETIFESFRIAQKKGHQRVELGDMLTALSKYNQFFRRILIETKLVSQDIENLTWWLESLEKRSALAERFWEIENLKRKGSIARDWAAGYTVTLDRYSTDWTEVAKKRGFEEIIGHQDALEAIERVLARTEINNVLLIGEPGIGRKSIIHGLTLRVLYGQSLPELNYKRVVELDLTSLLSEITSLEEVEAVLDRIFKEVVRAGNIILVIDEFHNYIGQLARPGIIDISGALSSYLRLPSFRIIGITSFTGLHKYIEQNPSLLNLFGKIEASELSETETILILESLVPSFEKKYKKFISYLALRDIIVYASRYIQTVPFPKKAIDLLDEIMVYVSRYIKGKLILPEHIAKIVSEKTQIPVGEVAAREKEILLNLEKLIHQRIINQEEAVRAISEALRRARADITVRRGPMGTFLFLGPTGVGKTETSKALAATYFGSEKRMIRLDMSEFQAIEDISRLLGSAGEEGLLTTPVRENPFSLVLLDEIEKAHHNILNLFLQILDEGYVTDGLGRKVSFSNTIIIATSNAGYKIILEAIKTKTAWQGVKKELLDYLFAKGIFRPELVNRFDAMVIFRPLTRQNLLDISEILFSRLKKNLAKKYIEFIITPQLKEKIVELGYNPIFGAREMRRVIQDKVEDVLAEAILRDELKRGDKVEIEPKEFKLIIR, from the coding sequence ATGTTTTATTTTAACTTAGAGGCAGCTAAAATTTTTCAGGCGGTAAAATGGGAAAGACATCCATTTTTTAAGTATGCCAGAAATCTTAAAAGAGTTTCTTTTTACTTTTTTCTTTTTGTATTTTTATTCTTTTTAGCCGGACTTTTGGGACAACTTTTTTCTGATGAAATTCTTTCTTCAGCCTTAGGATTATCAGTAATCTCTTTGGTTTTCTGGATATTTTTCCGTCTTCAAGAAAGCTTTTTTAATGTAAAATTAAAGAAGCCCCGTCTTTATCCTTTAGACTTAAACCTGCAAGTAAAGATTATTGAAGGGTTAATTGCGAAATCTGAACAATACAATTTAGCTGAATTCTTAAGTTTTGAGATAGCCAGGGCAGTTTCAAAATCTAGTAATTTTACTAAATCCAGAAAATTCTCCAAAGTTACTTCAGATCATCTTTTTTATTTTCTTTTAAAAGACAATCCAAAATTAAATTTTATATTCTCTCGAGCTATGTTGAATCTGAACGAAGTTAAGGCGGCACTAAAAAAAGAATTAAAAACAGAAAAACTTTCTCCGGAGAAGGAAACTTCCGGCTATTCCATTGATTTTCAAGAAACAATTTTTGAATCTTTCAGGATTGCCCAAAAAAAAGGACATCAAAGAGTTGAATTGGGGGACATGTTAACTGCTCTTTCTAAGTATAACCAATTTTTTAGGAGGATTTTGATTGAAACTAAGCTTGTATCCCAAGATATTGAAAATTTGACCTGGTGGTTAGAATCTTTAGAAAAAAGATCAGCTTTAGCTGAAAGATTTTGGGAAATAGAAAACTTAAAAAGGAAAGGATCTATTGCCAGAGATTGGGCGGCGGGCTATACGGTTACCTTGGATCGGTATTCAACAGACTGGACAGAAGTAGCGAAAAAAAGAGGTTTTGAAGAAATTATTGGCCATCAGGATGCTCTGGAGGCGATAGAAAGAGTTTTGGCCCGTACAGAGATTAATAATGTATTGCTTATAGGAGAACCAGGGATTGGCAGAAAGAGCATTATTCATGGTTTAACTTTGAGAGTTCTTTATGGCCAAAGTCTGCCGGAATTGAATTATAAAAGGGTAGTGGAGCTGGATCTTACTTCTCTTTTATCGGAGATAACCTCCCTTGAAGAAGTTGAAGCTGTTTTAGATAGAATTTTTAAAGAAGTAGTTAGAGCAGGAAATATTATTCTGGTTATTGATGAGTTTCACAATTATATTGGCCAGCTTGCCAGGCCCGGAATAATTGATATTTCGGGCGCTCTTTCTTCCTATCTGCGTTTACCTTCTTTTCGAATCATAGGAATAACTTCTTTTACTGGTCTTCACAAGTATATAGAGCAAAATCCTTCTCTTCTGAATCTTTTTGGCAAGATTGAAGCTTCTGAACTTTCGGAAACAGAGACGATTTTAATCTTAGAGAGTTTAGTTCCATCATTCGAGAAAAAATATAAAAAGTTCATAAGCTATCTGGCCCTTCGGGATATTATTGTTTATGCTAGTCGTTATATCCAGACAGTCCCTTTTCCCAAGAAAGCAATTGACCTTTTAGACGAAATAATGGTTTATGTTTCCCGTTATATAAAGGGAAAGTTAATTTTGCCAGAACACATAGCTAAAATTGTTTCTGAAAAAACCCAGATTCCGGTGGGAGAGGTAGCAGCTCGGGAAAAAGAAATTTTATTAAATCTGGAAAAACTAATTCATCAAAGGATTATTAATCAAGAAGAAGCAGTTAGGGCAATTTCAGAAGCTTTAAGAAGGGCTCGGGCCGATATTACAGTTAGGAGGGGTCCTATGGGTACTTTCCTGTTTTTAGGGCCCACCGGAGTTGGCAAAACAGAAACCTCAAAGGCGTTGGCTGCAACATATTTTGGGTCTGAGAAGCGAATGATAAGGCTGGATATGTCAGAATTCCAAGCGATTGAAGATATTTCCAGGTTATTGGGTTCGGCCGGTGAAGAGGGGCTCTTAACCACTCCTGTCAGAGAGAATCCTTTTTCTTTGGTTTTATTAGATGAAATTGAGAAAGCTCATCATAATATCTTGAATTTATTTTTACAGATTTTAGATGAAGGTTATGTGACAGATGGTTTGGGAAGAAAAGTTAGCTTTTCAAATACAATCATAATTGCCACCTCCAATGCCGGCTACAAGATTATTTTAGAGGCAATTAAAACCAAGACAGCATGGCAGGGTGTAAAAAAAGAACTCTTGGATTATCTCTTTGCTAAAGGAATTTTTCGGCCAGAGCTTGTTAACCGATTCGATGCCATGGTAATTTTTAGACCTCTAACCCGTCAGAACTTACTTGATATTTCAGAGATTTTGTTTTCAAGGTTAAAAAAGAATTTGGCCAAAAAATATATTGAATTCATAATTACTCCTCAACTAAAAGAAAAAATAGTTGAACTAGGTTATAATCCCATCTTCGGGGCCAGAGAAATGAGACGAGTTATTCAAGATAAAGTAGAAGATGTTTTAGCCGAAGCCATTTTAAGAGATGAACTAAAGAGAGGAGATAAGGTAGAAATAGAACCTAAAGAATTTAAGTTAATAATTAGATAA